The Hydrogenobacter thermophilus TK-6 genome window below encodes:
- a CDS encoding radical SAM/SPASM domain-containing protein, giving the protein MLRMTEYIRNTLEGKKPKAFEGVILIWNLTNACNLHCKHCYSSANKDKEELSYEEAISLVHRLPEAGVKFTILSGGEPLLREDLFHIARLLKERGIRTYLSTNGILVKEHLKEIKECFDYVGISIDGKQEVHDLFRGKRGAFETSLEAIRMCLKEGIKVGLRFTLTPITAESLPFVFELAEKEGIPKVYISHLVYAGRGRKLSHLEKKDYRRWVEFIVHKAFEYVERGLPIDVVTGNNEADAVLLYREFARRHPELADKLYERLLKWGGNQAGVKLMNIDHRGNVKPDPFFFHSVGNVKEEDIVKIWQGNGLLGFLREKPRKLKGKCSNCGFVSICNGNSRARAYAVFGDYTEEDPACYL; this is encoded by the coding sequence ATGCTTAGGATGACGGAGTACATAAGGAATACTCTTGAGGGCAAAAAGCCAAAAGCTTTTGAAGGTGTGATACTCATATGGAACCTGACCAATGCATGCAACCTCCACTGCAAACACTGCTACTCTTCCGCCAACAAGGATAAAGAGGAGCTAAGCTACGAAGAAGCGATAAGCCTTGTCCACAGACTGCCAGAAGCTGGTGTGAAGTTTACCATCCTTTCAGGAGGTGAGCCACTTTTAAGGGAGGACCTCTTCCATATAGCCAGACTTTTAAAGGAGAGGGGCATAAGGACATACCTTTCCACCAACGGAATTCTGGTTAAGGAACATTTGAAAGAGATCAAGGAGTGCTTTGATTATGTGGGCATAAGCATTGACGGAAAACAAGAGGTACATGACCTCTTCAGGGGCAAAAGGGGAGCCTTTGAAACTTCTTTAGAAGCTATAAGGATGTGTTTAAAGGAGGGTATAAAGGTAGGTCTCAGGTTTACCCTTACTCCCATAACTGCTGAAAGTCTTCCCTTTGTCTTTGAACTTGCGGAGAAAGAAGGAATACCTAAGGTATACATATCCCACCTCGTCTACGCAGGCAGAGGCAGGAAGCTCTCCCACCTTGAGAAGAAGGACTACAGAAGGTGGGTAGAGTTTATAGTCCATAAAGCCTTTGAGTATGTGGAGAGAGGGCTACCCATAGACGTAGTGACGGGCAACAACGAAGCGGATGCTGTACTTTTATACAGGGAGTTTGCAAGAAGGCATCCAGAGCTTGCAGACAAGCTTTATGAAAGGCTTCTGAAGTGGGGAGGAAATCAGGCAGGCGTTAAGCTCATGAATATAGACCACAGAGGGAATGTAAAGCCAGATCCCTTTTTCTTTCATAGCGTTGGTAATGTAAAAGAAGAAGACATAGTAAAAATCTGGCAGGGTAACGGTCTTTTGGGTTTTCTCAGAGAGAAACCAAGGAAGCTCAAAGGTAAGTGTTCTAACTGTGGTTTTGTAAGTATCTGCAACGGGAACTCAAGGGCGAGGGCTTACGCAGTTTTTGGGGATTACACAGAGGAGGACCCAGCATGCTACTTGTAA
- a CDS encoding V4R domain-containing protein has product MAGWIETLSQVRRPHLGEDVPLLVFRAFRVFTGMYLEDVLGHKGATALIQNAGRELGKEVGERLQDSSLDRYIGKVIDFVKDAKIGLLIPVDLKEGSLVVALDECITCAGMPNIGKRICHFEAGFVAGIVEAHTGNKVRAYETKCNAHGDGICEVVVEMNYA; this is encoded by the coding sequence ATGGCTGGATGGATTGAGACGCTGTCGCAGGTGAGAAGACCTCACCTGGGTGAAGATGTGCCACTTCTCGTTTTCAGAGCCTTCAGGGTCTTTACAGGCATGTACCTTGAAGATGTTCTGGGGCACAAGGGAGCAACAGCCCTCATACAGAATGCAGGAAGGGAACTCGGAAAAGAGGTTGGAGAAAGGCTCCAGGACAGTAGCCTTGATAGATACATAGGTAAAGTCATAGACTTTGTGAAGGATGCAAAGATAGGGCTTTTAATACCTGTTGATTTGAAGGAAGGCAGTTTAGTAGTCGCTCTTGATGAGTGTATTACATGCGCAGGTATGCCCAACATAGGAAAACGCATATGCCACTTTGAAGCAGGTTTTGTAGCAGGCATAGTTGAAGCCCATACGGGTAATAAGGTAAGAGCTTACGAAACCAAGTGCAACGCTCATGGGGACGGTATATGCGAAGTGGTGGTGGAGATGAACTATGCTTAG
- a CDS encoding cytochrome D1 domain-containing protein, protein MLLVMLFILILPFLSIAEKLYVVERERGSLAVVEEGKVVKEIEGLGNLSHATVKVWEGYAYVISRDGYLSKIDPKEDKLLKRVKVGNSTIGLDFTDNHIVVANYDPHTVVVLDEELNILKTLKTGSRNVGIKGFEGGFVFSLMDKDEVWVVERQEIRKFKVGNMPFDALLSGDIYLLGFFKESGIGMIDIKNKLYRKLDFKAQGKEVVFKIPHFGTWGIVGDEAFIPAVGEKRLYKVDLRKMEILGHVELGGLPVFASVSPNGNYLAVNFSGDREDYLALVDVKEMKVLKELKLGQRIMHLRFSQDGTRLYVSSYFDSKLRAFQVPDLKLLYELNIPHPSGVFLIRRNHHG, encoded by the coding sequence ATGCTACTTGTAATGCTTTTCATACTGATTTTGCCCTTCCTTTCCATTGCGGAAAAGCTCTATGTTGTGGAGAGAGAAAGGGGAAGTCTGGCGGTGGTGGAGGAAGGTAAAGTGGTCAAAGAGATAGAAGGTTTGGGGAACCTCAGTCATGCAACGGTAAAAGTATGGGAGGGTTATGCCTATGTGATAAGCAGGGATGGGTATCTGTCCAAGATAGACCCGAAGGAAGACAAGCTTTTAAAAAGGGTGAAGGTGGGAAACAGCACTATCGGTCTGGACTTTACTGACAACCACATAGTTGTTGCTAATTATGATCCCCATACGGTTGTGGTGCTGGATGAAGAGCTGAACATCTTAAAAACACTAAAAACGGGGTCAAGGAATGTGGGGATTAAGGGCTTTGAAGGTGGCTTTGTCTTCTCTCTGATGGACAAGGACGAAGTTTGGGTCGTGGAGAGGCAAGAAATTAGGAAGTTTAAGGTGGGAAATATGCCCTTTGATGCCCTCCTGAGTGGAGACATATACCTTCTTGGCTTTTTCAAGGAGTCGGGCATAGGCATGATAGACATAAAAAACAAGCTTTACAGGAAGCTGGATTTTAAGGCACAGGGGAAGGAGGTCGTTTTTAAGATACCTCACTTTGGCACATGGGGGATTGTAGGTGATGAGGCTTTTATTCCTGCTGTAGGTGAAAAAAGACTATACAAGGTGGATCTCAGGAAGATGGAGATTTTGGGTCATGTGGAGCTTGGAGGTCTTCCTGTTTTTGCCTCTGTTTCTCCCAACGGCAATTACTTAGCAGTAAACTTCAGCGGAGATAGAGAGGATTACCTGGCTCTCGTAGATGTAAAAGAGATGAAGGTTCTGAAGGAGTTAAAGCTGGGTCAGAGGATCATGCATCTTCGCTTCTCCCAGGATGGCACGAGACTGTATGTTTCTTCTTACTTTGATTCCAAGCTCAGAGCCTTTCAAGTACCGGATTTGAAGCTTTTGTATGAGCTTAATATACCACACCCCTCCGGGGTATTTTTGATAAGGAGGAACCATCATGGGTAA
- a CDS encoding nitrite reductase — protein MRKRKKVLIGGALVFVLFAGTYAQQQQKEELPPPPPLTKQEMERAKEIYFDRCAGCHGALRKGATGPALTPDKTRKLGTETLKTFITYGTPGGMPDWGRQGILTPEEVDLMARYIQHDPPPPPELPLGEMKKSWKVYVPPEKRPQKPEHNRNWQNFMAVILRDIGKVAIIDGDTKELVSTVDTGYAVHIARYSASGRYLYTIGRDGKVVLIDLWMKKPDKVAEVKTCYDGRSLDTSKYKGPKGDFLDKLAIIGCYWPPSFVIVDGQTLEPLKIVATSAYTYDTNEFLREARVASIVASHYDPEWVVNVKEAGQIWLVDYSNIHAPKITMIDAERFLHDGGWDASKRYFLVAANFRDTISVVDTKEKKLVKNIKVGTRPHPGRGANIDHPKYGPLWCTGHLGDNTIRCIGTDPVKHPQYAWKVVVKMEMPGEGGGNLFIKTHPKSPHLWADRALNNDPKLQRSLFVFDKNTFQIKKVIEIPPEFQGRAVHLEYNKNGDEVWVAVWSKKNEPEKQAILVYDDKTLTLKKAITGNWVATPTGHFNVYNTMKDIY, from the coding sequence ATGAGAAAGAGGAAAAAGGTGCTCATAGGTGGAGCTTTAGTTTTTGTCCTTTTTGCAGGTACCTATGCACAGCAACAGCAGAAGGAGGAGCTTCCGCCTCCCCCACCTCTAACCAAACAGGAGATGGAAAGGGCTAAGGAGATCTACTTTGACAGGTGTGCGGGATGCCACGGTGCCCTCAGGAAGGGAGCTACAGGACCTGCTCTCACACCGGATAAAACGAGAAAGCTGGGGACAGAGACGCTCAAGACCTTCATCACTTACGGTACACCCGGTGGTATGCCCGACTGGGGAAGGCAGGGTATACTGACGCCTGAAGAGGTGGACCTGATGGCAAGGTACATACAGCACGACCCACCCCCACCCCCTGAACTGCCCTTAGGTGAGATGAAAAAGTCCTGGAAGGTATATGTTCCGCCCGAAAAAAGACCCCAAAAACCCGAGCACAACAGAAACTGGCAGAACTTCATGGCAGTCATACTCAGGGACATAGGTAAGGTTGCGATAATTGATGGAGATACTAAGGAGCTTGTGAGCACAGTGGATACAGGTTATGCTGTCCACATAGCCAGATATTCCGCATCGGGAAGGTATCTCTACACCATAGGTAGGGATGGCAAAGTTGTCCTCATTGACCTCTGGATGAAAAAGCCTGATAAGGTTGCTGAAGTAAAGACCTGCTACGATGGAAGGTCTCTTGACACATCCAAGTACAAAGGACCAAAGGGAGACTTCCTTGACAAGCTTGCCATCATAGGATGCTACTGGCCTCCTTCTTTTGTCATAGTGGATGGGCAGACCCTTGAACCGCTCAAGATAGTTGCCACCAGTGCCTACACTTACGATACCAACGAGTTTCTCAGAGAAGCTAGGGTAGCTTCAATAGTAGCCTCTCACTACGACCCCGAGTGGGTGGTAAATGTCAAAGAGGCAGGTCAGATATGGCTTGTAGACTACTCTAACATACACGCACCCAAGATAACCATGATAGATGCTGAGAGATTTCTCCATGACGGAGGATGGGATGCTTCCAAAAGGTACTTCCTAGTGGCTGCCAACTTCAGAGACACCATATCCGTTGTGGATACAAAGGAGAAGAAGCTGGTAAAAAACATAAAGGTGGGTACAAGACCCCACCCTGGAAGGGGAGCCAACATAGACCATCCCAAGTACGGACCTCTATGGTGTACTGGACACTTGGGAGATAACACCATCCGGTGCATAGGCACAGACCCCGTAAAGCATCCTCAGTACGCATGGAAGGTGGTTGTAAAGATGGAGATGCCCGGTGAGGGTGGAGGGAACCTCTTTATAAAGACCCATCCCAAGTCCCCTCACCTCTGGGCTGACAGAGCTTTAAACAACGACCCCAAACTCCAGAGGTCCCTCTTTGTCTTTGACAAAAACACCTTCCAGATTAAAAAGGTAATAGAGATACCACCTGAGTTTCAGGGAAGGGCTGTGCACCTTGAGTATAACAAGAACGGAGATGAGGTGTGGGTAGCAGTTTGGAGTAAGAAGAACGAGCCAGAAAAACAGGCTATACTCGTTTATGACGATAAAACGCTTACCCTCAAGAAAGCCATAACGGGCAACTGGGTGGCAACACCTACCGGACACTTCAATGTTTACAACACCATGAAGGACATATACTGA
- a CDS encoding C-terminal helicase domain-containing protein, whose protein sequence is MANKFVQFLGFAFEGAFKLGFLKDRIEDYQQFKERQVFEKLKQEFIHEHFQELEYIWELLERNIPFDPKVEQPEELRELGLQDDHKTHLLFVFLVGYYEGYFYGLSFGDLELIKYTIGEESSQAGVYYNADLIFKSNKTLYVADFKLSGVRSQLTDIITKQITQQKVAIPFRNYGLPVNLALGELTFEGFLKSLTLLEDELLSLQEASPELKGFLQVVSYAVDYLHKEKPEDIKEVCLSLLYPLAEPFIARFYLRGEDLSQYREKIISLYDRIRRLELEYKQVESPSLARIERLREEIPKEIENLKQQIKVREKQETVLSPDSIYASREHVSKVLDRFFMDPDPVKAVCLFHSAGSGKTTQTRKKILQMEGKHIILYMATRKILLDREQKELRKLKDQYKIEIVYEKSAKKDNEWVRNIGDTYKDLPKDNAGILKKTVEKIRELTTKDHNFIWAFATQQAIVGTLYKDSTAEYLKELLSKRIINQYTFHFILDEFFGHNNGLFAIEEFFKILNYVKKEGGRVNLYLFDANGFAPPLLEKLLEEYKEFQVMPDATILCEYSSGNVFKERDIKVYVSAKHGYPSPRINLVKKFIFLSEEEVKLKKKPEDELINKKIAEYIEKTFKNYKEESTALVFVQNRGHIARLRELLEGKGFSSMVATANSKRSQREINEGNQDIILSTSAISRGIDLSRPHKPVNHIYTVIYDWGIEKNMVELIQAVSRARGDKKTESEPKTIHLIYLVYPTKNENIAYLEEDTIHKDLIRLLNEKINLREKIYLDDVITQIITQFIKTPEEKSKVLVPLGEQYKSVYIPNKISEIEGCLSFLNDILELEKDDEIKKNILILIEVLTEALYVSVVDISFDKEMEYYHPYILFNNQRVRFGFDNESRGRAKSLFYKVKEKLEEHNPEKTEDIEEIINSFLPVQESALPVLVPIYSIVLVKHFLKINELLGFTIDKRIGRGKAETLLGSEKPRTYCFNGEQDREYACIPLGEEYPYKEVLSGRFVKFPIEFIKYLLEERNGGDKG, encoded by the coding sequence ATGGCAAACAAGTTTGTCCAGTTTTTGGGGTTTGCCTTTGAGGGGGCTTTTAAGCTTGGTTTTTTAAAAGATCGTATAGAGGACTATCAGCAGTTTAAGGAAAGGCAGGTGTTTGAAAAACTAAAGCAGGAGTTTATACATGAACACTTTCAAGAGCTTGAATACATCTGGGAGCTTCTTGAAAGAAACATTCCCTTTGATCCAAAAGTTGAACAGCCAGAGGAGTTAAGAGAGCTTGGCCTGCAAGATGATCATAAAACTCATTTACTCTTTGTGTTTCTGGTAGGCTACTATGAAGGATACTTTTATGGGCTGAGCTTTGGAGACTTAGAGCTAATCAAGTATACCATAGGTGAAGAAAGCTCACAGGCAGGTGTATACTACAATGCGGACCTGATTTTTAAGAGCAACAAAACTCTCTATGTGGCTGACTTTAAGCTAAGCGGAGTTCGTTCCCAGCTTACCGATATAATAACCAAACAAATAACCCAACAAAAGGTAGCTATACCATTTAGGAACTACGGACTTCCTGTGAATTTAGCTCTGGGTGAGCTAACCTTTGAGGGCTTTTTGAAAAGCTTAACTCTGCTGGAAGATGAATTGCTTTCTTTGCAAGAAGCCTCACCTGAGCTAAAGGGCTTTCTGCAGGTGGTCTCTTATGCAGTAGATTACCTGCACAAAGAGAAACCAGAAGACATAAAGGAGGTGTGTTTATCCTTACTCTACCCGCTTGCGGAACCCTTTATAGCGAGATTTTACCTGAGAGGGGAGGACCTCAGTCAATACAGGGAAAAAATTATCAGCCTATATGACAGGATAAGACGACTGGAATTAGAATATAAGCAGGTAGAGAGCCCATCTCTTGCGAGAATAGAAAGATTAAGGGAAGAGATACCAAAGGAGATAGAAAACTTAAAACAACAGATAAAAGTTAGAGAAAAACAAGAAACTGTATTATCTCCAGATAGCATATATGCCTCAAGGGAGCATGTGAGTAAAGTCCTTGACAGGTTTTTTATGGACCCTGACCCAGTAAAGGCAGTATGTCTGTTTCACTCAGCAGGAAGCGGAAAAACCACCCAAACAAGGAAAAAGATTCTTCAGATGGAAGGAAAACACATAATCCTTTATATGGCAACCAGGAAGATACTCCTGGATAGAGAGCAAAAAGAACTAAGAAAACTCAAAGATCAATATAAAATAGAGATAGTTTATGAGAAAAGCGCCAAAAAAGACAATGAATGGGTTAGAAACATTGGAGATACCTATAAGGACTTGCCCAAAGATAATGCAGGCATACTTAAAAAAACAGTAGAGAAAATAAGAGAATTAACTACAAAAGATCACAACTTTATATGGGCTTTTGCTACACAGCAAGCTATAGTAGGAACTCTTTATAAAGATAGCACAGCAGAATACTTAAAAGAGCTACTCAGTAAAAGGATAATAAATCAATACACTTTTCACTTTATACTTGATGAGTTTTTTGGACACAACAACGGACTGTTTGCGATAGAAGAGTTTTTCAAAATTCTGAATTATGTAAAAAAAGAAGGAGGCAGAGTCAATCTTTACCTTTTTGATGCCAACGGCTTTGCACCGCCACTTTTGGAAAAACTTTTGGAAGAGTACAAAGAGTTTCAGGTTATGCCAGATGCTACTATACTTTGCGAATACAGTTCTGGAAATGTTTTTAAAGAAAGAGATATAAAAGTTTATGTTAGCGCAAAGCACGGATATCCCTCCCCTCGGATAAATCTGGTAAAGAAGTTTATATTTTTGTCAGAGGAAGAAGTGAAATTAAAGAAAAAACCAGAAGATGAGCTTATAAATAAAAAAATCGCAGAGTATATAGAAAAAACCTTCAAAAATTACAAAGAAGAAAGCACAGCTTTAGTATTTGTCCAGAACAGAGGACATATAGCTCGTCTTAGAGAACTCTTAGAAGGAAAAGGCTTTAGCTCTATGGTAGCCACTGCCAATTCCAAAAGAAGCCAAAGGGAAATAAACGAAGGTAATCAAGATATCATACTCTCCACATCCGCTATATCAAGAGGCATAGACCTATCAAGACCACACAAGCCTGTAAATCACATATACACAGTCATATACGATTGGGGGATTGAAAAGAATATGGTAGAGCTAATACAAGCCGTATCCAGAGCAAGAGGAGACAAAAAAACAGAATCAGAGCCCAAGACCATACACCTCATCTACTTAGTTTATCCAACAAAAAATGAAAACATCGCCTACCTTGAAGAAGATACTATACATAAGGACCTTATTAGACTTCTTAACGAAAAGATAAATCTACGAGAAAAAATCTACCTTGATGATGTCATTACTCAGATAATAACCCAGTTTATAAAAACTCCAGAAGAAAAAAGCAAAGTATTGGTGCCTTTGGGCGAGCAGTATAAAAGCGTATACATTCCCAACAAGATATCAGAAATAGAAGGATGCCTTAGTTTTCTGAATGACATATTGGAATTAGAGAAGGATGATGAGATAAAGAAAAATATACTAATTCTCATAGAAGTGCTAACCGAAGCTCTTTATGTCTCAGTTGTAGATATAAGCTTTGATAAAGAGATGGAGTATTATCATCCTTATATACTCTTCAACAACCAAAGGGTAAGGTTTGGATTTGATAACGAAAGCAGAGGTCGGGCAAAAAGTCTTTTTTATAAGGTAAAAGAAAAATTAGAAGAGCATAATCCAGAAAAAACCGAGGATATTGAAGAAATAATAAATAGCTTCCTACCAGTCCAAGAGAGCGCACTGCCTGTTTTGGTACCCATTTATTCAATTGTTTTGGTTAAGCACTTCTTAAAAATCAATGAATTGCTTGGGTTTACTATTGATAAGCGTATAGGAAGGGGGAAGGCGGAAACTCTGCTGGGAAGCGAGAAACCAAGAACTTACTGCTTTAACGGAGAGCAAGATAGGGAGTATGCTTGTATACCTTTAGGAGAGGAGTATCCTTATAAAGAGGTTTTGAGTGGAAGGTTTGTTAAATTTCCTATAGAATTTATAAAGTACCTTCTGGAGGAGAGGAATGGTGGAGATAAGGGGTAA
- the cobA gene encoding uroporphyrinogen-III C-methyltransferase, whose protein sequence is MGKVYIVGAGPGDPELLTLKAYRLIKSADVVLYDRLVNPEILLLAKPECQLIYVGKEEGKHTIEQEKINELLLHYAHTKEVVVRLKGGDPFVFGRGSEEALFLAQHGVEVEVVPGISSATGVPAYAGIPITFRRLSSSFAVITGHEDPKKGSSSVDWESLKGINTLVFLMAVSNRKEIARRLIEVGRDPKEPVAFIERGTTREQRVVITDLYELANDPPEVNPPAVMVVGQVVRLSPYCGQVSATWQAI, encoded by the coding sequence ATGGGTAAAGTGTACATAGTAGGTGCGGGACCTGGAGATCCGGAGCTTTTAACCCTAAAAGCTTACAGACTTATAAAATCTGCGGATGTGGTGCTTTACGACAGACTGGTAAATCCAGAGATCCTTCTACTGGCTAAACCAGAATGCCAACTCATCTATGTGGGAAAAGAGGAGGGAAAGCACACCATAGAGCAGGAGAAGATTAACGAGCTTTTGCTCCACTATGCTCACACAAAAGAGGTTGTGGTAAGGCTAAAGGGTGGAGACCCCTTTGTCTTTGGAAGGGGTAGTGAGGAGGCTCTCTTTTTGGCTCAGCACGGGGTGGAGGTGGAGGTTGTGCCAGGTATAAGCTCAGCCACAGGGGTGCCTGCGTATGCGGGCATACCCATAACCTTTAGAAGATTATCTTCTTCCTTCGCAGTCATCACAGGGCACGAAGACCCAAAGAAGGGAAGCTCAAGCGTAGACTGGGAGAGCCTGAAAGGTATAAATACCTTAGTCTTTCTGATGGCGGTTTCCAACAGGAAGGAGATAGCCAGGAGGCTCATAGAGGTGGGTAGGGACCCAAAGGAGCCTGTGGCGTTTATAGAGAGAGGCACCACCAGGGAGCAGAGGGTGGTGATAACAGACCTTTATGAGCTTGCCAACGACCCACCTGAGGTAAACCCTCCTGCTGTTATGGTGGTAGGTCAGGTGGTAAGACTTTCTCCTTATTGCGGGCAAGTTTCTGCAACCTGGCAGGCTATTTAG
- a CDS encoding cytochrome D1 domain-containing protein: MKLKNLLLLPLLCSLSFGGGAELYLKYCSSCHGEDRLGGHAPPLFPPFFNIPEERLYRIIREGAVGMPSFKELKEEEVKQIVEFIKSPVEKEKLRWDEERIKGSVERVYTKKVEVKNLKDYTLVVERGKNLVWVMEGERLLDKFAFSSMHGGIKFSKEGVAYIPSRDGWIGRYDPTKGELKRVRACIYLRNIAFYGGLLVASCWVPSRLVVFDSQLNYVKSFELHGRINAVYELYIRDGFIFTFKDKPLVGFLNYKDLKLTYENLGVALEDFIIDPLEEYLIGSTRSGLEIYSLNDLRLVKELKALDIPHLASAYFWYSKGDFYFATPLLNKPVLSVWKAYSWEHVKDIPLDGNGFLARSSYGTPYVWVDMSTDSMLLLDKRSLEVKKFIPAPGKRVTHAEFTGDGRIAYVSVYEKEGALMLYDGVSLKKLGEFPANLPAGKYNFVNKSRYFEGAQLGYQVFMEKCWGCHHTTENAFGPSLRWSIQNREKALVIAQILNPENTYRLLGYSRNAMPRIELKEGELKALMKFMEALKDGWMD, translated from the coding sequence ATGAAGTTAAAAAACCTTCTACTACTCCCTCTGCTCTGCTCCCTCTCCTTTGGGGGAGGGGCGGAGCTGTATCTTAAATACTGCTCCTCCTGCCACGGAGAAGACAGGCTTGGAGGACACGCACCTCCCCTTTTCCCTCCCTTTTTTAATATACCAGAAGAAAGGCTTTACAGAATAATAAGGGAGGGTGCTGTGGGTATGCCCTCCTTTAAAGAGCTAAAAGAGGAGGAAGTAAAACAGATAGTGGAATTCATAAAAAGTCCCGTTGAGAAGGAAAAGCTAAGGTGGGACGAGGAGAGGATAAAGGGTAGTGTAGAAAGGGTTTATACAAAGAAGGTGGAAGTTAAAAACTTGAAAGATTACACCCTTGTAGTTGAAAGGGGTAAAAATCTCGTATGGGTTATGGAGGGGGAAAGGCTTCTGGACAAATTTGCCTTTTCCAGCATGCATGGTGGTATAAAGTTCTCAAAGGAGGGTGTGGCATACATACCCTCACGGGATGGGTGGATAGGGAGGTACGACCCTACAAAAGGTGAGCTAAAGAGGGTAAGAGCCTGTATATACTTGAGGAACATAGCCTTTTACGGTGGTCTTCTTGTAGCCTCCTGCTGGGTTCCCTCACGGCTGGTGGTTTTTGACAGTCAGCTGAATTATGTAAAGAGCTTTGAATTGCATGGTAGAATAAACGCAGTTTACGAGCTTTACATTCGTGATGGTTTTATCTTCACCTTTAAAGATAAACCTCTTGTAGGCTTTTTGAACTATAAAGACCTGAAGCTTACGTATGAAAACTTAGGGGTAGCGCTAGAGGACTTCATCATAGATCCCCTTGAGGAGTATCTTATAGGAAGCACAAGGAGTGGCTTAGAGATATACTCTCTCAACGACCTGAGACTGGTGAAGGAGCTTAAAGCTCTTGATATTCCTCACCTGGCTTCCGCCTACTTCTGGTACTCAAAGGGTGATTTTTACTTTGCCACACCCCTCCTTAATAAGCCTGTGCTTTCTGTTTGGAAGGCATACTCGTGGGAGCATGTGAAGGACATTCCCCTTGACGGCAATGGCTTTCTGGCAAGGAGCTCTTACGGGACACCTTATGTGTGGGTGGACATGTCAACAGACAGCATGCTTTTGCTGGACAAGAGGAGCCTTGAAGTTAAAAAGTTCATACCTGCGCCGGGCAAGAGGGTAACGCATGCTGAATTCACAGGCGATGGCAGGATAGCTTATGTAAGCGTGTACGAAAAGGAAGGCGCTCTGATGCTTTACGACGGGGTGAGCCTGAAAAAGCTTGGAGAGTTTCCTGCAAACCTTCCCGCAGGTAAGTATAACTTTGTAAACAAAAGCAGGTACTTTGAGGGGGCTCAGCTCGGTTATCAGGTTTTTATGGAGAAGTGCTGGGGCTGTCATCACACCACGGAGAACGCCTTTGGTCCTTCCCTCAGGTGGTCTATTCAAAACAGAGAAAAAGCACTCGTAATAGCTCAGATACTTAACCCAGAAAATACTTACAGGCTTTTGGGATACAGCAGGAATGCCATGCCCAGAATAGAACTGAAGGAGGGGGAACTGAAAGCCCTGATGAAATTTATGGAGGCATTAAAAGATGGCTGGATGGATTGA
- a CDS encoding SCO family protein gives MLKLISLLIIVCTAFGSFLPDEKKSIGTYIPDIPLEIHTGEVLRIKEFAGGKVIIINPIYTRCSSACPLMTEGLKRAIKDLMNDVKVISLSFDPRDSIEDLKRFARHQSLPENWVVAKSEQVDSLLKSIDFRYRYDKSLEEFEHPNIYVVITPSGKISRYIYGVNPKVRDIKLSVLEAKRESSKLSPVEGFFLRCFRYDPDRGDYQIDWFFVFDVMGGLLTFLVVPALVWGKSAYKSLHDFIVKKS, from the coding sequence ATGCTAAAGCTTATTAGTCTTCTGATTATAGTATGTACTGCCTTCGGAAGCTTTCTGCCGGACGAGAAGAAGAGCATAGGCACTTACATACCTGACATACCTTTGGAGATACATACGGGTGAAGTCTTGAGGATAAAGGAATTTGCGGGGGGTAAGGTAATTATCATCAATCCCATATACACCAGGTGTAGCTCCGCATGTCCTCTGATGACAGAGGGTCTCAAAAGAGCTATAAAGGATTTAATGAATGATGTAAAGGTTATATCCCTTAGCTTTGACCCAAGGGACAGCATAGAAGACCTGAAGAGGTTTGCCCGGCATCAGAGCCTGCCGGAGAACTGGGTGGTGGCAAAAAGTGAGCAGGTGGACAGCTTACTGAAATCTATAGACTTCCGATACAGGTACGATAAAAGTCTTGAAGAGTTTGAACATCCAAACATCTATGTGGTCATAACACCCTCCGGAAAGATATCCAGATACATATACGGTGTGAATCCAAAGGTAAGGGACATAAAGCTGTCCGTGCTTGAAGCAAAGAGAGAAAGCTCAAAACTCTCACCGGTTGAGGGTTTCTTTTTGAGGTGCTTCAGATACGACCCCGATAGAGGCGATTACCAGATTGACTGGTTCTTCGTCTTTGATGTGATGGGCGGTCTTCTGACTTTTCTTGTTGTCCCTGCCTTAGTGTGGGGGAAGTCTGCCTACAAAAGTTTACATGATTTTATAGTAAAAAAATCTTGA